One Malania oleifera isolate guangnan ecotype guangnan chromosome 10, ASM2987363v1, whole genome shotgun sequence genomic region harbors:
- the LOC131165369 gene encoding uncharacterized protein LOC131165369: protein MRCKKHFPDLSSAVGVCASCLRERLLALIAAQARAQVQAQAQAQAHSSGAAEDCRKSDPQPPPLVFPRSVSPYISRRKSDSASWHHQHPHCFSDQRFYSTPQVGPTYRSAAGAGGGIASFGKKKLGKFSLFSNIFRSRSDKSESEPRVSSDSGASASSSPNWFSSVVRRRQKKQSGIFTLEDSLGGGRFPCRARDRGMSPDNAGHCEDCEESPTPSGYSSEVWKTPMNAPAGARRGLSGPNRNVSGLAFCWSPLVRASPSRQWNQKGMQPEAGFSGEIRAPNKPHLSAAASYCANRSRKLADFGRSNHNH, encoded by the coding sequence atGAGGTGTAAGAAACACTTCCCCGACCTCAGCAGCGCCGTCGGAGTCTGCGCCTCTTGCCTCCGGGAACGCCTCCTTGCTCTCATCGCCGCTCAAGCCCGAGCCCAAGTCCAGGCCCAAGCTCAAGCCCAAGCGCACTCCTCCGGCGCCGCTGAAGATTGCCGGAAATCCGACCCGCAACCGCCGCCGCTCGTCTTCCCCCGCTCTGTCTCGCCTTACATCTCTCGCCGGAAATCTGACAGCGCGTCGTGGCATCATCAGCACCCCCACTGTTTCTCCGATCAGCGGTTTTACAGCACTCCCCAGGTGGGCCCCACGTATAGGTCTGCTGCCGGGGCCGGGGGAGGTATTGCGAGCTTTGGGAAGAAGAAACTCGGAAAGTTCTCGCTGTTTTCCAACATATTCAGATCCAGATCCGATAAATCCGAATCGGAACCTAGGGTTTCCAGTGACTCGGGCGCGAGCGCGTCTTCGTCGCCGAACTGGTTCTCGTCGGTCGTCCGCAGGCGCCAGAAAAAGCAGTCGGGGATTTTTACCCTCGAGGATTCTCTCGGCGGCGGCCGGTTTCCTTGCAGGGCGAGAGATCGTGGAATGTCGCCAGACAACGCGGGGCACTGCGAAGACTGCGAGGAGTCGCCGACGCCCAGCGGTTACTCATCCGAGGTGTGGAAGACGCCGATGAACGCTCCGGCTGGTGCCCGTCGAGGGCTGTCCGGACCGAATCGGAACGTCTCGGGGCTGGCGTTTTGCTGGAGCCCGCTAGTGAGGGCCAGCCCAAGCCGGCAATGGAACCAGAAGGGAATGCAGCCGGAGGCTGGGTTCTCCGGCGAGATTCGGGCTCCGAACAAGCCACACTTATCGGCGGCCGCTTCGTACTGCGCCAACAGATCGAGAAAGCTTGCGGATTTCGGGAGATCCAATCACAACCATTGA